A stretch of Apostichopus japonicus isolate 1M-3 chromosome 9, ASM3797524v1, whole genome shotgun sequence DNA encodes these proteins:
- the LOC139972943 gene encoding alpha-tectorin-like: MDFENVAGDTYYVTYDEFRISDEWGDYHISSLGTFEISDGIIPEWCPANEIFSNETCERTCDDPDTCISPTSRTDTEQCVCVGDYLRHQEQCIPLNQCNCFVADKGGVLREGEFYVNSRCTQRSTCRNNQIIEASYQCSDQATCDERSGVRKCFYFRSSQIAYHGNASFDTPRTMNVTKFI, translated from the exons ATGGATTTTGAGAACGTTGCTGGAGATACTTACTATGTAACATACGACGAGtttcgtatctcagatgaatgggggGATTATCATATATCTAGTTTAGGTACATTCGAAATATCAGATG GAATAATCCCTGAATGGTGTCcagctaatgagatatttagcaatgagacCTGTGAGAGGACTTGTGATGACCCTGATACTTGCATCTCGCCTACATCTCGCACAGACACAGAGCAATGCGTTTGTGTCGGTGATTATCTGAGACATCAAGAACAATGCATCCCTCTGAACCAatgcaactgcttcgttgctgacaaaggaggtgtattaagg gaaggcgagttttacgtcaattcaagatgtacacaaagatcaacttgtaggaacaaccagATCatagaggcgagttaccagtgtagtgatcaaGCAACATGTGATGAGAGGAgtggtgtccgtaaatgtttttattttagatCTAGCCAAATTGCATATCATGGCAACGCATCATTTGATACACCGAGAACGATGAACGTtaccaaatttatttaa